From a single Pirellulales bacterium genomic region:
- a CDS encoding cysteine desulfurase family protein yields the protein MRPIYLDFNSTSPLLPETAAALAEANAAGYANPASQHSAGRRAHGALEDAREEIARLLGANLTDRTADRLIFTSGGTEANNLAVLGLTSFAQAGVDLFSHNHPPGRIIISSIEHSSVTAAANFLSQRGWQIDRLAVSRDGVVQLEHLDELLTAASPLGPPRLVSVMLANNETGVLQPIAEIVRHCSRLTRTAVPVHTDAVQAVGKIPVDFRKLGVAAMSVAPHKFGGPRGTGALLVRQGINLLPILHGASQQLGLRPGTESVSLALGFLAALRAWQQDHDHRPHRLAALRDRFEAGLHAIYPQTIVNGQNAQRLPHTSNVAFIGYDRQALFMALDMAGVCCSTGSACASGSSEPSPTLLAMHLPCDVVDSSLRFSLGATTTADEIDDALQRIEAVLKGRR from the coding sequence ATGCGCCCGATTTATCTCGATTTCAATTCGACCTCACCGCTTTTGCCGGAGACTGCCGCCGCACTGGCTGAAGCAAATGCCGCAGGCTACGCCAACCCAGCCAGCCAGCACTCCGCCGGACGCCGCGCACACGGTGCGTTGGAAGACGCACGGGAAGAAATCGCGCGGCTACTGGGGGCCAATCTAACCGATCGCACTGCCGACCGATTGATTTTCACCAGCGGCGGGACCGAGGCCAACAATTTGGCCGTCTTGGGTTTAACATCGTTTGCACAGGCTGGCGTCGATTTATTTTCCCACAATCATCCCCCAGGCCGAATCATCATTTCCAGCATCGAACACTCCAGCGTTACCGCCGCGGCCAACTTTTTATCGCAGCGCGGTTGGCAGATCGATCGGTTGGCGGTCAGCCGTGACGGGGTGGTTCAACTGGAGCATTTGGACGAATTGCTGACTGCTGCTTCGCCGCTGGGACCGCCACGGTTGGTTAGCGTGATGCTGGCCAATAACGAAACCGGCGTGCTGCAACCAATTGCCGAAATTGTCCGCCACTGTTCGCGGCTCACCCGGACCGCTGTGCCCGTCCATACCGATGCCGTGCAGGCCGTCGGAAAAATACCGGTCGATTTCCGTAAACTCGGTGTGGCAGCCATGTCGGTCGCTCCGCACAAGTTCGGTGGCCCGCGCGGCACCGGCGCGCTACTGGTGCGGCAGGGAATCAATCTGCTGCCGATCTTGCATGGCGCGTCGCAACAACTTGGGTTGCGCCCCGGCACCGAATCGGTGTCGCTGGCCCTGGGATTTCTCGCCGCGCTCCGGGCCTGGCAGCAGGACCACGATCATCGTCCGCATCGACTGGCCGCTTTGCGCGATCGATTTGAGGCCGGTCTACATGCAATTTATCCGCAGACCATCGTCAACGGGCAAAACGCGCAGCGGCTGCCGCACACCTCGAATGTGGCCTTCATCGGGTACGATCGGCAGGCCCTGTTCATGGCGCTGGATATGGCGGGCGTGTGCTGCTCGACCGGTTCAGCCTGCGCCAGTGGTTCCAGCGAACCGTCGCCGACCCTTCTGGCAATGCACTTGCCTTGCGATGTAGTCGACTCCAGCCTCCGCTTCAGCCTGGGCGCCACGACCACAGCGGACGAAATTGACGATGCTTTGCAACGCATTGAAGCAGTGTTGAAAGGCCGCCGTTAA